A genomic segment from Pseudomonas sp. M30-35 encodes:
- a CDS encoding NRDE family protein, which translates to MCLITFAWRPEHAYPLVVAANRDEFYARPSAALSEWQDAPGVFAGRDLEAGGTWLGITHSGRFAALTNIRDLRPPSGLRSRGELPANFLRGRLSACDYIETLTANAADYSGFNLLVGDGQQLCYFNSISGEARALSAGVYGLSNADLDSTWPKVDYAKHALAQLIESPQPQALLELLSDNRVPDDSTLPDTGVGIATERLLGSAFIASQTYGTRASTALVVQADGHWQLLERSFGPNGAQLGEISLQG; encoded by the coding sequence ATGTGCCTAATAACCTTTGCATGGCGCCCGGAGCACGCCTATCCCCTGGTGGTTGCGGCCAATCGCGATGAATTCTACGCACGTCCCAGCGCCGCGCTGAGCGAGTGGCAAGATGCTCCTGGGGTATTTGCCGGGCGCGACCTGGAAGCTGGCGGCACTTGGCTGGGCATTACCCATAGCGGCCGCTTCGCTGCGCTGACCAATATTCGTGACCTACGACCGCCTTCTGGCTTACGTTCGCGCGGCGAACTGCCAGCGAACTTTCTCCGCGGTCGACTGAGCGCTTGCGACTATATCGAAACACTTACGGCCAATGCGGCTGATTATTCAGGGTTTAACCTGCTGGTCGGCGACGGTCAGCAACTGTGCTATTTCAACTCGATCAGCGGTGAAGCACGAGCGCTCAGCGCTGGCGTTTACGGCTTATCCAACGCCGACCTCGACAGCACCTGGCCGAAAGTCGATTACGCCAAACATGCGCTTGCCCAACTGATTGAATCGCCACAACCGCAGGCTTTGCTTGAGCTGCTCAGCGATAACCGCGTGCCTGATGACAGCACCTTGCCTGACACCGGCGTCGGCATTGCCACAGAACGCCTGCTCGGCAGCGCATTTATTGCCAGCCAGACCTACGGCACCCGTGCCAGCACTGCATTGGTTGTACAGGCAGATGGTCATTGGCAATTGCTTGAACGCAGTTTTGGTCCAAACGGTGCGCAACTAGGTGAAATTAGCCTGCAAGGCTGA